The Enterococcus sp. 7F3_DIV0205 genome has a window encoding:
- a CDS encoding PhzF family phenazine biosynthesis isomerase produces the protein MKCTVLRVDAFTTVVGQGNPAGVVLGGNQYTTDEMQTIAKQVGFNETVFVCSSDRATIKLRYFTPGHETPLCGHATIGAIYALYNGKGNQQLQIETGAGILQIAYDDKHQRVTMEQAEPKFVDFDGDRLALCQSLGIELEDLHKDYPIQYGNTGSWTLLVPVINTTILDRMTATQEAFPDILKEIPRSSIHPFAIVNERTGSFSARHFSSPFSGTTEDSVTGTASGVMGAYALNQIYIDEKSKEIDISQGKHVEMEGSVLVNVIKNSSGVHKVKISGTACLNEEFEVSI, from the coding sequence ATGAAATGTACCGTTTTAAGAGTAGATGCCTTTACTACAGTTGTTGGACAAGGGAATCCAGCAGGCGTTGTTCTAGGTGGGAATCAGTATACTACAGATGAAATGCAAACTATTGCAAAGCAAGTTGGCTTCAACGAAACCGTTTTTGTTTGTTCAAGTGATAGAGCTACAATTAAATTAAGGTATTTTACCCCAGGGCACGAAACACCACTTTGTGGACATGCCACGATCGGAGCGATTTATGCACTGTATAATGGAAAAGGAAATCAACAGCTGCAGATTGAAACTGGGGCAGGAATACTACAAATTGCGTATGATGATAAGCATCAAAGGGTTACTATGGAGCAGGCGGAGCCTAAGTTCGTTGATTTTGACGGGGATCGACTAGCTCTTTGCCAAAGCTTAGGAATTGAACTAGAAGATCTTCATAAAGATTATCCTATTCAATATGGAAATACGGGATCATGGACACTGCTCGTACCCGTGATCAATACAACGATTTTAGATAGAATGACAGCAACACAGGAAGCTTTTCCAGATATTTTAAAGGAAATACCGAGATCATCGATTCATCCTTTTGCAATCGTTAATGAACGAACGGGTTCTTTTTCAGCGAGACATTTTTCTTCACCGTTTTCCGGAACAACGGAAGATTCAGTGACTGGAACAGCATCTGGTGTAATGGGAGCATATGCATTAAACCAAATTTATATTGACGAAAAAAGCAAAGAAATCGATATTTCTCAAGGAAAGCATGTTGAGATGGAAGGCTCCGTTTTAGTCAATGTTATAAAAAATAGTAGCGGAGTACACAAAGTTAAAATCTCTGGAACAGCGTGCCTTAACGAAGAATTCGAGGTAAGCATATAA